One window of the Cryptomeria japonica chromosome 7, Sugi_1.0, whole genome shotgun sequence genome contains the following:
- the LOC131856632 gene encoding nudix hydrolase 8-like, with translation MKESFDDETRVIGSSRSAQELLSTGLGVLKAHEDRYNGVIVDIENMQNDASRFAASLKASLSQWARQGKKGVWIKVPKDQAKLVPVAIEIPQTSPTIPDNASHQVGIAAFVFNEEGQALVVQEKCGPYKHSRLWKMQGEGIKEGAIREVHEETRNIDAEFVEVVGFRDGHNAPFGKSDFLFVCMLRSVSSNIVVQDTEISAAKWMAIEEFASQPKNQQSKLLKDMIGICCANVKGRSKGFSGIAGISSNSRRSSAFYCSALHSQ, from the exons ATGAAGGAATCCTTTGATGATGAGACAAGAGTTATTGGGTCTAGTCGATCTGCACAAGAGCTTTTATCAACAGGACTTGGAG TGCTCAAAGCCCATGAAGACAGATACAATGGTGTAATTGTTGACATAGAGAATATGCAGAACGATGCTTCTCGTTTTGCAGCTTCACTCAAGGCATCACTTTCTCAATGGGCACGCCAG GGAAAGAAGGGGGTGTGGATTAAAGTGCCCAAGGACCAGGCGAAGCTAGTCCCCGTTGCGATTGAG ATCCCTCAAACTTCTCCTACCATCCCTGATAATGCTTCACATCAAGTGGGAATTGCAGCTTTTGTATTCAACGAGGAGGGACAG GCTCTAGTAGTTCAGGAAAAGTGTGGACCTTACAAACATTCCCGGTTGTGGAAGATGCAG GGGGAAGGCATTAAGGAAGGGGCCATAAGAGAAGTTCACGAAGAAACTCGG AATATTGATGCAGAATTCGTAGAAGTGGTTGGGTTTAG GGATGGTCATAATGCCCCTTTCGGAAAATCAGATTTTCTCTTCGTGTGTATGTTGAGATCTGTTTCTTCTAATATTGTTGTGCAAGATACCGAAATTTCTGCAGCCAAG TGGATGGCGATAGAAGAATTTGCATCTCAACCTAAAAATCAGCAAAGCAAACTTCTAAAAGATATGATTGGCATATGTTGTGCCAACGTCAAGGGACGATCTAAGGGATTTTCAGGCATTGCCGGGATATCGTCTAACTCGCGCAGATCCTCTGCCTTCTACTGTAGTGCCCTCCATTCTCAATAA